A section of the Anaerohalosphaeraceae bacterium genome encodes:
- the dacB gene encoding D-alanyl-D-alanine carboxypeptidase/D-alanyl-D-alanine-endopeptidase, with protein sequence MTIFSLLLSAFPVFGASKKETPSVSELIRSINPAKEKIAVTAVRADTGQLLFSHQSKQPMIPASNMKLIVSAAALHYLGPNYAFETRVGLLDGNLVVIGGGDPLLGEPGLHGPKADSIFEQIAQDLLDREIKVLDDVILDDTFFDSNRVHPQWPADQLNRWYACEVSGLNFHRNCIRMNVRRGSGGAIIDIEPSTQYVKIVNQVKLVSSGSSAVGAYRNRIPNVLTVRGNLNQSAGFDVAIENPAGFFGTLLTEKLAQKGIEVRGKLIQKYVKNDPGIQTIRVFRTPLSEVLNRSNKDSLGLAAEALVKTISAENTQGRINGEWPHGLHLVGRYLLSLGIPEDEFVLKDGSGLSRDNRLSSNAIVRVLRDMSAKPYRQMFENSLSQGGVDGTAERYFRDPPYKGKIAGKTGYISGVRSFSGICRTPQGDYLFSILTEGGSSEMRNKINDITRAIFDGRW encoded by the coding sequence ATGACAATCTTTTCGCTGCTGCTGTCGGCTTTTCCGGTTTTCGGGGCCTCAAAAAAAGAAACTCCGTCCGTATCGGAGCTGATTCGAAGCATCAATCCGGCCAAAGAAAAGATTGCTGTCACGGCCGTGCGGGCCGATACAGGGCAGCTTCTTTTTTCGCACCAGAGCAAACAGCCCATGATTCCCGCTTCAAATATGAAACTGATTGTCTCGGCGGCGGCCCTTCATTATTTGGGACCGAACTATGCGTTTGAAACCCGCGTGGGACTGCTGGACGGAAATCTGGTTGTGATCGGGGGCGGAGACCCGCTGTTGGGAGAACCGGGACTGCACGGCCCGAAAGCGGATTCCATTTTTGAGCAGATTGCACAGGACCTGCTGGACCGCGAAATAAAGGTTCTGGATGATGTCATTCTGGATGATACGTTTTTTGACAGCAATCGGGTTCATCCGCAGTGGCCGGCGGACCAGCTGAATCGGTGGTATGCCTGCGAAGTGTCCGGTCTGAATTTTCATCGAAACTGCATCCGGATGAACGTCCGAAGGGGAAGCGGCGGGGCGATCATTGATATCGAGCCGTCAACTCAATATGTGAAAATCGTCAATCAGGTGAAACTGGTTTCCTCCGGTTCCAGTGCGGTCGGCGCCTATCGAAACAGAATCCCCAATGTTCTGACGGTTCGCGGCAATCTCAATCAAAGTGCCGGATTTGATGTGGCCATCGAGAATCCCGCCGGGTTCTTCGGGACGCTTTTGACCGAAAAACTGGCCCAAAAAGGGATTGAAGTTCGGGGAAAACTGATTCAGAAGTATGTAAAAAACGACCCGGGCATTCAGACAATCCGGGTTTTCCGCACACCTCTCTCAGAAGTATTGAATCGGTCGAACAAGGACAGTCTCGGACTGGCGGCGGAGGCACTGGTAAAAACCATCTCCGCGGAAAATACCCAGGGGCGAATCAACGGCGAATGGCCTCATGGGCTGCATCTGGTCGGCCGCTATCTGCTTTCGCTGGGCATTCCAGAAGACGAGTTTGTTCTCAAAGACGGCAGCGGCCTGAGCCGCGACAATCGGCTCAGTTCGAATGCAATCGTCCGCGTTCTGCGGGATATGTCTGCAAAACCCTACCGTCAGATGTTTGAAAATTCCCTCTCCCAGGGCGGAGTGGACGGCACAGCGGAACGATATTTTCGAGACCCGCCTTATAAAGGGAAAATTGCAGGCAAGACCGGCTATATCAGCGGAGTCCGCTCGTTCTCCGGCATCTGCCGCACGCCGCAGGGGGATTATCTGTTCAGCATTCTGACGGAGGGGGGCAGCAGTGAAATGCGCAACAAAATCAATGACATCACCCGGGCGATTTTTGACGGGCGCTGGTAG
- a CDS encoding response regulator encodes MMNQSGPIILIAEDDFGHFALIQKNLRRSCVLKEIIHFRNGEELLGYLFHQGPNRLENERYLILMDIRLPGKNGIEVLRSIKEDPTLYAIPVFMLTTSSNPADIERSYELGCAAYMNKPGSYSEFVKSVDSLGRMISLSEFDWPPLRYSSFLSH; translated from the coding sequence ATGATGAACCAGTCGGGACCCATAATTCTTATTGCGGAAGATGATTTCGGGCATTTTGCACTGATTCAGAAAAACCTTCGCCGCAGCTGTGTTTTAAAGGAGATTATTCATTTCCGCAACGGCGAGGAGCTGCTGGGGTATCTGTTTCATCAGGGGCCAAACCGCCTGGAGAACGAACGGTATCTGATTCTGATGGACATTCGGCTGCCGGGAAAGAACGGCATTGAGGTTCTCCGAAGCATCAAGGAAGACCCCACGCTGTACGCGATTCCTGTTTTTATGCTGACCACGTCCTCCAATCCGGCGGATATTGAGCGGAGTTATGAACTGGGCTGTGCGGCCTATATGAACAAGCCGGGCAGCTACAGCGAATTCGTCAAGTCGGTGGATTCACTGGGGCGGATGATTTCCCTGTCGGAGTTTGACTGGCCGCCTCTGCGGTACTCCTCCTTTTTGTCTCATTAA
- a CDS encoding hemolysin family protein, giving the protein MEAGWQYGWRLLAMAVLLCGSAFCSASETAFFHLSHRQLTLFAKSALPTERLVHQLLLRPSQFLTAILFSNMLVNVSFYALASVFSLKIAKEVNPMAGSLCAAFFFVVLVLFGEMLPKSLAYSNAPQFCRWASLPCWLGLQVLGPLMSALDFGLVRPFCRLVLGNRCHPTSPSVNASSLNLLFHSSARQGLLSPDENRILTEVVHFGFLKVRHLMTPRVDMPACEETTSVSVILQLFAKHRQKYLPVYRERIDNILGVLYLPDLLQQRNAPLSSLLRAPLFVPEQKKAESLLETFRKEKKEFAIVVDEYGGIAGSVSLQDLLRELISSPETSESESPIQVLGPLTYRLGADLPLYEWIAPDEIEPEYRHLATVGGLVTALLGRAPRPGDKIQWKNLEFTVETVSRNRIASLILTLRSASGGEEEEKPS; this is encoded by the coding sequence ATGGAAGCAGGGTGGCAATACGGATGGCGTCTTCTGGCAATGGCGGTCCTGCTGTGCGGTTCGGCCTTCTGCTCCGCTTCCGAAACGGCCTTTTTTCATCTTTCTCACCGTCAATTAACCCTTTTTGCCAAATCTGCTCTTCCTACGGAACGGCTGGTGCATCAGCTTCTGCTTCGGCCCAGTCAGTTTCTGACCGCCATTCTGTTCAGCAACATGCTGGTCAATGTCTCGTTCTATGCACTGGCCAGCGTTTTTTCCCTGAAAATCGCCAAAGAAGTCAATCCGATGGCCGGCTCTTTATGTGCCGCCTTTTTCTTTGTGGTTCTTGTGCTTTTTGGTGAAATGCTTCCCAAATCACTGGCTTATTCCAATGCACCGCAATTCTGTCGATGGGCCTCCCTGCCCTGCTGGCTGGGACTTCAGGTGCTCGGCCCTCTGATGTCCGCTCTGGATTTTGGGTTAGTCCGTCCGTTCTGCCGGCTCGTTCTGGGAAACCGCTGTCATCCGACATCCCCTTCCGTCAATGCCTCTTCTCTGAACCTTCTGTTCCACTCTTCCGCCCGTCAGGGCCTGCTCTCTCCCGATGAAAACCGGATTTTAACGGAAGTGGTCCATTTCGGCTTCCTGAAGGTGCGTCATCTGATGACACCCCGGGTCGATATGCCTGCCTGTGAAGAAACAACATCTGTTTCCGTCATCTTACAACTGTTCGCAAAGCATCGTCAGAAGTACCTACCCGTGTATCGGGAACGGATTGACAACATTCTGGGTGTGCTTTATCTTCCGGACCTCCTGCAGCAAAGAAATGCTCCTCTTTCTTCTTTGCTGCGCGCCCCCCTTTTTGTGCCGGAACAGAAAAAAGCCGAATCACTTCTGGAAACCTTTCGAAAAGAAAAGAAGGAATTCGCGATTGTTGTGGACGAATACGGCGGAATCGCCGGCTCTGTCAGTCTGCAGGACCTGCTGCGAGAACTCATCTCCTCTCCGGAGACATCTGAAAGCGAATCTCCCATTCAGGTGCTCGGTCCGTTAACGTATCGATTGGGGGCTGATTTGCCTCTATATGAGTGGATTGCACCGGATGAAATCGAGCCGGAGTATCGCCATCTGGCCACTGTCGGCGGGCTTGTAACCGCCCTGCTCGGCCGGGCACCTCGCCCCGGCGACAAAATTCAGTGGAAAAACCTCGAATTTACTGTGGAGACCGTTTCTCGAAACCGGATTGCCTCCCTGATCCTGACGCTGCGTTCTGCTTCCGGCGGGGAGGAAGAGGAGAAACCGTCATGA
- a CDS encoding dihydroorotate dehydrogenase has protein sequence MSTNFAGLRLANPIFLASGTCGYADELADFFDLKSLGGLVTKSITLHPRPGNPTPRIVETDSGMLNAIGLANIGLEAFIREKIPLLASLPTAVFVNVAGRTVEEYLAVIERLAPLEAVDGFELNISCPNVKQGGITFGTDPKLIEEITRQAKKAAGVKPLMVKLTPTVTDISAAARAAIQGGADALSLVNTFTAMVIDIETRKPVLANRTGGLSGPAVKPIAVYLVHKVYTEAARPAGIPLLGMGGIRTASDAVEFLLAGASAVAVGTATFIQPDAAVRIRQGLETYCRAHRISHIADLTGALR, from the coding sequence ATGTCGACAAATTTTGCCGGTCTCCGATTGGCCAATCCGATTTTTCTGGCTTCCGGCACCTGCGGCTATGCCGATGAGCTGGCAGACTTTTTCGACCTGAAAAGCCTCGGCGGCCTGGTCACCAAAAGCATTACGCTGCATCCCCGCCCGGGCAACCCAACCCCAAGAATCGTAGAAACCGATTCCGGGATGCTGAATGCCATCGGTCTGGCCAATATCGGACTGGAGGCCTTTATTCGGGAAAAAATCCCGCTTCTTGCGTCCCTTCCGACCGCTGTTTTTGTCAATGTAGCAGGCCGAACGGTGGAAGAATACCTTGCCGTGATTGAGCGGCTGGCCCCTCTGGAAGCCGTTGATGGTTTCGAACTGAACATCAGCTGCCCGAATGTCAAACAAGGCGGGATTACCTTCGGCACCGACCCGAAGCTGATTGAAGAAATCACCCGTCAGGCCAAAAAGGCTGCCGGCGTCAAACCCCTGATGGTCAAACTGACCCCCACCGTTACGGATATTTCCGCTGCGGCCCGGGCCGCTATACAGGGCGGAGCGGACGCCTTAAGTCTGGTGAATACCTTTACAGCGATGGTGATTGATATCGAAACGAGAAAACCGGTCCTGGCCAACCGAACCGGCGGTTTGAGCGGTCCGGCCGTCAAACCGATCGCCGTCTACCTGGTTCACAAGGTCTATACGGAAGCCGCCCGCCCCGCCGGCATTCCTCTTCTCGGAATGGGCGGAATCCGAACGGCCTCCGATGCCGTCGAGTTCCTTTTGGCCGGTGCATCGGCTGTCGCCGTAGGAACCGCCACCTTTATCCAGCCCGATGCGGCCGTCCGTATCCGTCAGGGACTTGAAACCTACTGCAGAGCCCATCGCATTTCTCACATTGCCGACCTGACCGGCGCCTTGCGGTAA
- a CDS encoding HAMP domain-containing sensor histidine kinase, translating into MNILEKRQNLHRKIELVKRKNQELSARLEQMEQLSMVGKAWAMVAHEINNLLTPLTSYAQMALQDSADTELIQKALKKAVHLGSQAAEILQQVPVLAGQKEMSKVRYSIRKLLDDAFSTMARDFRKDGIRVVKDIPEDLYALMDPIGMRQVLMNLILNAREAMLGKGGRLEIRANPHLEGLQIHISDTGCGIPPEQMPHIFEPFFTTKDGKQGQRKGHGLGLAFCKKVLENHGGTLQVQSAPGQGTVFTLWLPERS; encoded by the coding sequence TTGAACATCCTGGAGAAACGGCAAAATCTGCATCGGAAGATTGAGCTGGTTAAGCGGAAGAATCAGGAATTGTCCGCCCGACTGGAACAGATGGAGCAATTGTCTATGGTCGGGAAGGCCTGGGCCATGGTGGCTCATGAAATCAACAACCTGCTGACCCCCCTGACCAGTTATGCCCAGATGGCTCTTCAGGACTCCGCCGACACGGAATTAATCCAAAAGGCACTCAAAAAAGCCGTTCATCTCGGCAGCCAGGCCGCCGAAATCCTTCAGCAGGTGCCTGTTCTTGCCGGCCAAAAGGAAATGTCCAAAGTCCGATACTCCATTCGGAAACTTCTGGATGATGCTTTCTCCACAATGGCCCGTGACTTTCGAAAGGACGGCATTCGGGTTGTCAAAGACATCCCCGAAGATTTGTACGCTCTGATGGACCCGATTGGAATGCGACAGGTCCTGATGAATCTCATTCTGAATGCACGGGAAGCCATGCTCGGCAAAGGCGGTCGTCTGGAGATTCGAGCTAATCCTCATCTGGAAGGTCTTCAGATTCATATCTCCGATACCGGCTGCGGCATTCCGCCGGAGCAGATGCCTCACATCTTTGAACCGTTTTTCACCACCAAGGATGGAAAACAGGGACAGCGAAAGGGCCACGGACTCGGACTGGCCTTCTGCAAAAAAGTTCTTGAAAATCACGGCGGAACCCTTCAGGTTCAGTCCGCCCCCGGTCAGGGAACTGTTTTTACCCTCTGGCTGCCGGAGCGTTCATAA
- a CDS encoding CNNM domain-containing protein produces the protein MNLYLSLAALAVLIGLSGIMAGSETGTYRLSRFWLRLGAEQKRPLHLLLSQAVRDSHGLVLSLLMANNLANYFATSLATYLFYTRLKHPALAELYSTAVMTPLLFICVDILPKNLFYYRANTFLLALSPVIWFVYTLFTKSGITSVLKWGSGRLNRIFHTSIDTPQAVDLTQREQIQQIFHETREEGLLSDIQKAMMERLLRTPSLPIASVMTPWRRVQMLEVHTGGEALRARLAQSPFSRLPVYEQTPQTIRGWIEVYDVLTDLETCSGLEPYLKPILTLPAGCSVLSALHQMCRHKQPLALVVSETSSGSRQDYLGLITCRDLAEEFTGELP, from the coding sequence ATGAACCTCTATCTTTCTTTGGCCGCCCTGGCGGTACTGATTGGTCTGAGCGGAATCATGGCCGGTTCTGAGACCGGAACCTATCGGCTCAGCCGTTTTTGGCTTCGGCTCGGCGCTGAGCAGAAAAGACCGCTTCATCTGCTTCTTTCTCAGGCTGTTCGAGACAGTCATGGGCTGGTGCTCAGCCTGCTGATGGCCAACAATCTGGCCAATTATTTTGCTACAAGTCTGGCCACTTATCTTTTTTATACTCGATTAAAACATCCGGCGCTGGCCGAACTGTATTCCACAGCGGTTATGACACCTCTGCTGTTTATCTGTGTCGATATCCTTCCGAAAAATCTCTTTTATTATCGAGCCAACACTTTTCTGCTGGCCCTGTCTCCGGTCATTTGGTTTGTTTATACGTTATTTACCAAAAGCGGCATAACATCCGTTCTGAAATGGGGCTCCGGACGGCTCAATCGGATTTTTCACACCTCCATTGATACCCCTCAGGCCGTCGATTTGACCCAGCGGGAACAGATTCAGCAGATTTTCCACGAGACGCGGGAGGAGGGCCTTCTGAGCGACATCCAAAAAGCGATGATGGAGCGGCTGCTTCGGACCCCCTCGCTGCCGATTGCTTCCGTGATGACTCCGTGGCGCCGGGTCCAGATGCTCGAAGTCCATACCGGCGGTGAAGCTCTCCGGGCCCGTCTGGCTCAGTCGCCGTTTTCCCGACTGCCCGTCTATGAACAGACCCCTCAAACCATTCGCGGCTGGATAGAGGTCTATGACGTCCTGACGGATTTGGAAACCTGTTCAGGGCTGGAACCCTATCTGAAGCCGATTTTGACCCTTCCGGCCGGGTGTTCCGTTTTGTCCGCACTTCATCAGATGTGCCGGCACAAACAGCCGCTGGCCCTGGTGGTTTCAGAAACCTCTTCGGGGTCCCGTCAGGACTATCTCGGTCTGATTACCTGCCGGGATTTGGCGGAGGAGTTCACCGGCGAACTGCCCTGA
- a CDS encoding tetratricopeptide repeat protein, which translates to MNKTAWLLTVALVFPGVYCPTASAELANSQLQGLRVHTVEGVLRLPADQIDLGTAALIISRNWGTNKTLHTYRRKIDSMAEEIRRRLDEKKIPLDARAVAEINRYLFEEQRFQSVKTADNPDDLFLHTVLDQKRGYCLSLSVLYLAVGERLGLPLYGVVVPGHFFVRYDDGKIRLNIETTAGGGTADDAYYRDTFKPPAGHPLYMVNLDKRQTLGCFFNNLGNSYKTVGQIEQAFIELARAVQINPTLAEARTNLGNIYLQKGQIEQAIQEYRQALRFLPDDSKTLNNLGNAYLQQNDLPQAAQCYLKALDFDPSLTDAHRNLAHVYRRQGLTEKAFEHLRIAVGTAPQEAENYLALGRLHFELKNLPAAQEMLAKALYYNPTLTAARIELGNVYLEMNRTDWAIEEFTAAVQKEDALTLYAWFGLADAYYKEKRYDQAAQAYRQVLARDPQNTAALQNLGNTLLDAGQIDEAVAAYQKAVQINPAPGLYYNLAVAFLRQKKYEKALSSYQQAVQLDPNYAAAHHGLAVCYYYLNNKPASRKHAQIARSLGWNVEEELLK; encoded by the coding sequence ATGAATAAAACGGCCTGGCTTCTCACAGTCGCGCTGGTTTTCCCGGGGGTGTACTGCCCAACCGCATCGGCGGAGTTGGCCAATTCGCAGCTTCAGGGGCTGCGGGTTCACACGGTCGAGGGGGTCCTGCGGCTGCCGGCGGACCAGATTGACCTCGGAACCGCCGCCCTGATAATCTCCCGGAACTGGGGAACCAACAAAACCCTCCACACCTACCGCAGAAAAATCGATTCGATGGCTGAAGAAATCCGGCGGCGGCTTGATGAAAAGAAAATCCCGCTCGACGCCCGGGCCGTGGCGGAAATCAACCGATATTTGTTTGAAGAACAGCGGTTTCAAAGCGTAAAAACCGCCGACAATCCTGACGATTTATTCCTCCATACGGTGCTTGACCAAAAACGCGGCTATTGCCTCAGTCTGTCGGTTTTATATCTGGCTGTCGGAGAACGTCTTGGTCTGCCGCTTTACGGAGTCGTTGTACCCGGCCATTTTTTTGTCCGGTATGACGACGGCAAAATCCGTCTCAATATCGAAACAACCGCCGGCGGCGGCACAGCAGACGATGCATATTACCGAGATACCTTCAAGCCGCCGGCCGGGCACCCTCTTTATATGGTCAACCTCGACAAGCGGCAGACCCTCGGCTGCTTCTTTAACAATCTGGGCAACAGCTACAAAACGGTCGGCCAAATTGAGCAGGCCTTTATCGAATTAGCCCGGGCGGTTCAAATCAATCCGACCCTGGCCGAAGCCCGCACCAATCTCGGAAATATCTACCTGCAGAAAGGCCAAATCGAACAGGCAATTCAGGAATATCGGCAGGCCCTGAGATTCCTTCCGGACGACTCTAAGACGCTGAACAATCTCGGAAACGCCTATCTTCAGCAAAATGACCTTCCGCAGGCGGCTCAGTGTTATCTGAAAGCTCTGGATTTTGACCCCTCGCTGACGGATGCCCATCGCAATCTGGCCCATGTTTATCGCCGACAGGGATTAACTGAGAAGGCCTTCGAGCATTTGCGTATCGCTGTCGGGACAGCCCCGCAGGAAGCGGAAAATTATTTGGCTCTCGGGCGGCTGCATTTTGAATTAAAAAATCTTCCCGCCGCACAGGAAATGCTCGCCAAAGCCCTGTACTATAATCCCACCCTGACAGCGGCACGCATCGAACTGGGCAATGTCTATCTGGAAATGAACCGAACGGATTGGGCGATTGAAGAGTTTACCGCCGCTGTCCAAAAAGAAGATGCCCTGACGCTTTATGCCTGGTTTGGACTGGCCGACGCTTATTACAAGGAAAAACGCTATGACCAGGCCGCCCAGGCCTATCGGCAGGTCCTGGCCCGCGACCCGCAAAATACGGCGGCTCTTCAGAATCTCGGCAACACCCTGCTGGATGCCGGCCAAATCGACGAAGCCGTTGCCGCCTATCAGAAAGCCGTTCAAATCAATCCCGCCCCGGGCCTTTATTACAATCTGGCTGTGGCCTTTCTGCGGCAGAAAAAATACGAAAAAGCCCTTTCGAGTTATCAGCAGGCCGTTCAGCTCGATCCCAACTACGCCGCGGCGCACCACGGTCTGGCTGTCTGCTACTATTATCTCAACAACAAACCCGCCTCCCGGAAACACGCTCAGATTGCCCGCTCGCTCGGCTGGAATGTCGAGGAGGAACTCTTAAAATAA
- a CDS encoding DUF167 domain-containing protein yields MNPSSLKIEKTDTGVQFAVKAVPGSSRTSIAGTLGGALKVKIAAPPEDGKANRMLLEFLSGVLGIRKNQITIAAGAASPVKILRIDRITPEQILRTLKEDNQTYE; encoded by the coding sequence ATGAATCCCTCCTCGCTGAAGATAGAGAAAACCGATACGGGTGTTCAGTTCGCCGTAAAAGCGGTCCCCGGGAGCAGCCGCACTTCGATTGCAGGCACCCTCGGGGGGGCTCTGAAGGTCAAAATTGCCGCCCCGCCGGAAGACGGAAAAGCCAACCGGATGCTGCTGGAGTTTCTCAGCGGGGTTCTTGGGATTCGAAAAAATCAGATTACAATTGCCGCCGGTGCGGCATCCCCGGTCAAAATCCTCCGGATAGACCGGATAACTCCTGAACAGATTCTTCGGACCCTGAAAGAGGATAATCAGACCTATGAATAA
- a CDS encoding dihydroorotate dehydrogenase electron transfer subunit codes for MKSEHKPGSKALVQALVTANEPIRPRFWKLLLKLDPEGSRLFSKALPGQFAQFDLSHLSLPPAEAIEETLRDRAERTILLRRPFSFSDIFTSYSEQGTYVCLEVIYCVLGPATVRMTSLKPGDCISLIGPLGNGFWYPETMKNALLVTGGMGAPPILHLASFLRKSYPHTAVTAFAGARSIDYMPFELKIGNITGATVEEFERLNIPVHLATDDGSVGRKGFVTELLKEWIEKQKPNPEQTVIYACGPEPMLAACAEIAFRTRILCQVSMERMMACGIGLCQSCAVRIRTDKPESPIYQLCCKDGPVFDSRTVIFGEGQ; via the coding sequence ATGAAATCAGAACACAAGCCCGGCTCCAAAGCACTCGTACAGGCGTTGGTGACAGCCAACGAGCCGATTCGACCCCGTTTTTGGAAGCTTCTGCTGAAACTGGACCCCGAAGGAAGCCGTTTATTTTCAAAGGCTCTGCCTGGACAATTTGCTCAGTTTGATTTGTCCCATCTGTCTTTGCCGCCGGCGGAAGCCATCGAAGAAACTCTTCGGGACCGTGCCGAAAGAACCATCCTTCTTCGGAGGCCTTTCAGCTTCTCTGACATCTTTACAAGTTACTCTGAGCAAGGCACTTATGTTTGCCTCGAGGTGATCTACTGTGTCCTGGGACCCGCTACGGTCCGCATGACCTCCCTCAAACCCGGCGATTGCATTTCTCTGATCGGTCCTCTCGGAAACGGCTTTTGGTATCCAGAAACAATGAAAAATGCCCTTCTTGTAACGGGCGGAATGGGAGCCCCTCCGATACTCCATTTGGCCTCTTTCCTGAGAAAAAGTTATCCCCATACGGCCGTAACGGCTTTTGCGGGGGCCCGTTCCATAGACTACATGCCTTTCGAACTGAAAATCGGCAACATAACCGGCGCGACGGTGGAGGAATTTGAGCGGCTGAACATCCCGGTTCATCTGGCCACTGACGACGGCTCTGTCGGACGCAAAGGATTTGTCACAGAACTGCTGAAAGAATGGATTGAAAAGCAAAAACCGAACCCTGAACAAACCGTCATTTACGCCTGCGGGCCGGAGCCGATGCTGGCAGCTTGTGCGGAAATCGCTTTCCGAACTCGAATTCTTTGTCAGGTGAGCATGGAGCGGATGATGGCCTGCGGCATCGGACTTTGCCAGAGCTGCGCCGTTCGGATTCGAACGGATAAGCCGGAAAGTCCAATCTATCAGCTCTGCTGCAAGGATGGTCCGGTCTTTGACAGCCGCACTGTGATTTTTGGGGAAGGACAATGA
- a CDS encoding response regulator has product MRKKPIILVAEGDDNHFACFRKNLQRMQFEVLRFSDGPGLLAALDQYQNAETVLSRPCLLFLDLQLPEADSLEVLETIKSSPLLKKLPVVILLGGEDEQVVEECYRRGCAFCLRKPVLPDRLEEVVRHVSDFLSVVELPELAVLNLTGVQ; this is encoded by the coding sequence GTGAGAAAAAAGCCGATTATTTTGGTTGCAGAAGGGGATGACAATCACTTTGCCTGTTTCCGGAAAAACCTGCAGCGGATGCAGTTTGAGGTCCTCCGCTTTTCGGACGGGCCCGGTCTTCTGGCTGCCTTAGACCAGTATCAGAATGCCGAAACGGTGCTCAGCAGACCCTGTCTGCTGTTTTTGGACCTCCAGCTTCCGGAAGCAGACAGTTTGGAGGTTCTGGAGACCATCAAATCTTCTCCGCTGCTGAAAAAACTTCCTGTTGTCATTCTGCTCGGGGGCGAGGATGAACAGGTCGTGGAAGAGTGCTATCGCCGCGGATGTGCTTTTTGTCTGAGAAAACCGGTTCTTCCGGACCGCCTGGAAGAGGTTGTCCGGCATGTTTCAGACTTTTTGTCAGTGGTCGAGCTGCCGGAACTGGCGGTCCTCAACTTGACGGGGGTACAATGA